From the Vibrio alginolyticus NBRC 15630 = ATCC 17749 genome, one window contains:
- a CDS encoding replicative DNA helicase translates to MAENRNRKPSDSQVDAIKVPPHSLEAEQSVIGGLLLDNERWDTVAERVVSSDFYSRPHRLIFEGVKTILEAGKPLDLITLSEYLERHELLEDVGGFAYLADLAKNTPSAANINAYADIVAERAIVRGLIGVANEIADAGYDPQGRSSEDLIDMAESKVFAIAESRTSENEGPQNVDNILEKTLERIELLYKTPQDGVTGVDTGFTDLNKKTAGLQGSDLVIVAARPSMGKTTFAMNLCENAAMQQEKPVLIFSLEMPAEQLMMRMLASLSRVDQTKIRTGQLDDEDWARISSTMGILMQKKNMYIDDSSGLTPTEVRSRARRIAREHGGLSMIMVDYLQLMRVPSLTDNRTLEIAEISRSLKALAKELNVPVVALSQLNRSLEQRADKRPVNSDLRESGSIEQDADLIMFIYRDEVYHPDSPYKGTAEIIIGKQRNGPIGSVRLTFQGQHSRFDNYAGPAFDIDDE, encoded by the coding sequence ATGGCGGAAAACAGAAATCGCAAACCTTCAGACAGTCAGGTCGACGCAATCAAAGTGCCACCTCACTCACTAGAAGCCGAGCAATCAGTAATTGGTGGTCTTTTACTGGATAATGAACGTTGGGACACCGTTGCCGAACGTGTTGTGAGCAGTGATTTCTATAGTCGTCCACATCGCCTGATTTTTGAAGGTGTAAAAACCATTCTTGAAGCGGGTAAACCTCTCGATCTTATTACTTTATCGGAATATCTAGAGCGTCACGAGTTGTTAGAAGATGTAGGCGGTTTTGCTTACCTCGCTGACTTGGCGAAGAATACGCCAAGTGCAGCTAACATCAATGCGTATGCTGATATTGTCGCTGAGCGCGCGATTGTTCGTGGCCTTATTGGTGTCGCGAATGAAATTGCGGACGCGGGCTATGACCCTCAAGGTCGCAGTTCTGAAGATTTAATAGACATGGCGGAGAGTAAAGTTTTTGCTATCGCCGAGTCTCGAACTAGTGAAAACGAAGGACCACAAAACGTCGACAACATCCTTGAAAAGACGTTAGAACGTATCGAGTTGTTGTATAAAACGCCACAAGATGGTGTTACCGGGGTCGATACCGGTTTCACAGACCTCAATAAGAAAACCGCAGGTTTGCAAGGCTCTGATTTGGTGATTGTCGCAGCGCGTCCATCGATGGGTAAAACGACCTTTGCGATGAACTTGTGTGAAAATGCGGCCATGCAACAAGAAAAGCCCGTACTTATTTTCTCGTTAGAGATGCCAGCTGAACAGTTGATGATGCGTATGTTGGCCTCTTTGTCTCGTGTTGACCAAACCAAGATCCGTACGGGTCAGCTAGATGACGAAGATTGGGCGCGTATTTCTTCTACTATGGGTATCCTGATGCAGAAGAAAAATATGTACATTGATGATAGCTCTGGTCTAACTCCGACCGAAGTGCGTTCGCGCGCTCGCCGTATCGCTCGTGAACATGGCGGTCTATCTATGATCATGGTCGACTACCTTCAGTTGATGCGCGTGCCTTCGTTAACTGATAACCGTACTCTTGAGATTGCTGAGATCTCTCGCTCTCTTAAGGCGCTGGCAAAAGAGCTAAATGTGCCTGTTGTGGCACTGTCGCAGCTAAACCGTTCCCTAGAGCAACGTGCGGATAAACGACCAGTAAACTCGGACTTGCGTGAATCCGGTTCCATCGAGCAGGATGCCGACTTGATCATGTTCATCTACCGTGATGAGGTTTATCACCCAGATAGTCCGTACAAAGGTACGGCCGAAATCATTATTGGTAAACAGCGTAACGGTCCTATCGGCTCTGTTCGCCTCACTTTCCAAGGTCAACATTCGCGTTTCGACAACTACGCGGGTCCTGCATTCGATATTGATGATGAGTAA
- a CDS encoding DUF481 domain-containing protein: MSRYWLLSFSLLCASASYADESVQPEQNIDVPDPLKTEVEFGYQAHTGNTDSRSLNARLSAEYTSGRHRSNGEWKYYNLYKDGEEDKRSSTYSLQSDYKLGPKTYLYGSFKGVDSRYSAYFKDYTLSGGLGYQFSYTENFILEVEVGPGFRYQEPNLDEIDDDDIVFPDIVREGIFRGNINTTWHALDNLSFAADITLVTGRSNTRTDSELSVTNDITEDIALKLAHSRQYHDKVPEGLSKADSVFSVNLLFAF; encoded by the coding sequence GTGTCCCGATACTGGTTACTTAGCTTTAGCCTACTGTGCGCTAGTGCATCGTATGCTGACGAATCAGTACAGCCAGAGCAAAATATTGATGTACCCGACCCACTAAAAACCGAGGTGGAGTTCGGCTATCAAGCTCACACAGGTAACACGGACTCTCGTTCCCTGAATGCTCGTTTGAGTGCTGAATATACGTCAGGTCGACACCGTTCTAATGGTGAATGGAAGTACTACAACTTGTACAAAGACGGTGAAGAAGACAAACGCTCATCCACCTACTCCCTACAGAGTGACTACAAGTTAGGCCCTAAGACATATTTGTATGGCAGCTTTAAAGGGGTGGATTCTCGCTACAGTGCTTATTTTAAAGACTATACGTTGTCAGGTGGTTTGGGTTACCAGTTCTCCTACACTGAGAACTTCATTTTAGAGGTAGAGGTAGGCCCTGGTTTTCGCTATCAAGAGCCAAACTTAGACGAAATAGATGATGACGATATTGTCTTTCCCGATATCGTTAGAGAAGGCATTTTTCGAGGAAATATCAACACAACTTGGCATGCGTTGGATAATTTAAGTTTCGCAGCTGATATTACGTTGGTAACAGGTAGAAGTAACACACGTACTGATAGTGAACTCAGTGTAACCAATGATATTACTGAAGATATTGCACTGAAACTGGCGCACTCTCGTCAGTATCACGATAAAGTGCCTGAAGGCTTAAGCAAAGCAGACAGCGTATTTTCCGTTAATTTACTTTTCGCTTTTTAA
- the rplI gene encoding 50S ribosomal protein L9: MQVILLDKIGNLGGLGDTANVKSGYARNFLIPQGKAVMATKANVEMFEARRAELEAKVAEQLAAAEARAEKVNALEAVVIASKAGDEGKLFGSIGTRDIADAITAAGVEVAKSEVRLPEGALRTTGEFEISVQLHSEVFATVNLQVVAAE, encoded by the coding sequence ATGCAAGTTATTCTACTTGATAAAATTGGTAACCTAGGTGGTCTTGGCGATACTGCAAACGTTAAATCTGGCTACGCTCGTAACTTCCTTATCCCACAAGGTAAAGCAGTTATGGCAACTAAAGCTAACGTTGAAATGTTTGAAGCTCGTCGTGCTGAACTAGAAGCTAAAGTTGCTGAGCAACTAGCTGCTGCAGAAGCTCGCGCAGAGAAAGTTAACGCTCTAGAAGCTGTAGTTATCGCTTCTAAAGCTGGTGACGAAGGCAAACTATTCGGTTCTATCGGTACTCGTGACATCGCTGACGCTATCACAGCTGCAGGCGTTGAAGTTGCTAAGAGCGAAGTTCGCCTTCCTGAAGGTGCTCTACGTACAACTGGTGAGTTCGAGATCAGCGTTCAACTTCACTCTGAAGTTTTCGCAACTGTGAACCTACAAGTTGTTGCTGCTGAGTAA
- the rpsR gene encoding 30S ribosomal protein S18 yields the protein MARFFRRRKFCRFTAEGVQEIDYKDVATLKNYITEAGKIVPSRITGTSAKYQRQLARAIKRSRYLALLPYTDKHQ from the coding sequence ATGGCTCGTTTCTTCCGTCGTCGTAAATTCTGCCGTTTCACTGCAGAAGGCGTACAAGAGATTGATTACAAAGACGTAGCAACTCTTAAAAACTACATCACTGAAGCTGGTAAAATCGTACCTAGCCGTATCACTGGTACAAGCGCTAAGTACCAGCGTCAACTAGCACGTGCTATCAAGCGTTCACGCTACCTAGCTCTACTACCGTACACTGACAAGCATCAGTAA
- the priB gene encoding primosomal replication protein N, whose amino-acid sequence MANRMELSGTIAKPPIRSKSPGGIEHCRFWLEHRSTIIEADLPRQVYCRMPVVVSGLGSQALTQNLVQGSNIKVSGFVTYQTGRNGVGKLVLHADNITQI is encoded by the coding sequence ATGGCCAATCGAATGGAGCTGAGCGGCACCATTGCCAAACCGCCCATTCGTAGTAAAAGCCCTGGTGGCATTGAACACTGTCGGTTTTGGCTGGAGCATCGCTCTACTATTATCGAAGCTGACTTACCTCGACAAGTTTATTGTCGTATGCCGGTAGTCGTCAGCGGGCTTGGGTCACAAGCACTAACTCAGAATTTAGTTCAAGGCAGTAACATTAAGGTAAGTGGTTTTGTCACTTATCAAACCGGCCGAAATGGCGTGGGAAAATTAGTGTTACACGCCGACAACATTACTCAAATTTAA
- the rpsF gene encoding 30S ribosomal protein S6 produces MRHYEIVFMVHPDQSEQVAGMIERYTGSITEAGGKIHRLEDWGRRQLAYPINKLHKAHYVLMNVEADQAVIDELETAFRFNDAVLRNMIMRTKAAITEQSIMLKQKEERAPRREERSEAKPEAKSEAAE; encoded by the coding sequence ATGCGTCATTACGAAATCGTATTCATGGTGCACCCAGATCAAAGCGAGCAAGTTGCTGGCATGATCGAGCGTTACACTGGTTCAATCACTGAAGCTGGCGGTAAAATCCACCGTCTAGAAGACTGGGGCCGTCGTCAACTGGCTTACCCAATCAACAAGCTTCACAAAGCTCACTACGTTCTTATGAACGTTGAAGCTGACCAAGCTGTAATTGATGAGCTAGAAACTGCTTTCCGTTTCAACGATGCAGTTCTACGTAACATGATCATGCGTACTAAAGCAGCGATCACTGAGCAATCTATCATGCTTAAGCAAAAAGAAGAGCGTGCTCCACGTCGTGAAGAGCGTTCTGAAGCTAAGCCTGAAGCTAAGTCAGAAGCTGCTGAGTAA
- the rpe gene encoding ribulose-phosphate 3-epimerase gives MKDFLIAPSILSADFARLGEDVEKVLAAGADVVHFDVMDNHYVPNLTFGAPVCKALRDYGITAPIDVHLMVKPVDRIIPDFAKAGASMITFHVEASDHVDRTLQLIKEHGCQAGVVLNPATPLASLEFIMDKVDMILLMSVNPGFGGQSFIPHTLDKLRAVRKMIDESGRDIRLEIDGGVKVDNIREIAEAGADMFVAGSAIFGEPDYKQVIDQMRAELAEVK, from the coding sequence ATGAAAGATTTTCTTATTGCTCCATCCATTTTATCGGCAGATTTTGCTCGTCTCGGTGAAGATGTAGAAAAAGTACTCGCAGCGGGTGCGGATGTGGTGCATTTCGACGTTATGGATAACCACTATGTACCAAACCTGACTTTTGGTGCGCCTGTGTGTAAAGCACTACGCGATTATGGCATCACGGCGCCAATCGATGTTCACCTAATGGTGAAACCCGTTGACCGTATTATTCCTGATTTCGCAAAAGCGGGTGCGTCGATGATTACGTTCCATGTAGAAGCTTCTGATCATGTAGACCGTACACTGCAGTTAATTAAAGAGCACGGCTGTCAGGCTGGTGTGGTACTAAACCCAGCAACGCCACTTGCAAGTCTTGAGTTTATTATGGATAAAGTCGACATGATTCTACTGATGTCGGTAAACCCTGGTTTTGGTGGTCAATCATTCATTCCTCATACACTAGATAAACTGCGTGCCGTTCGTAAGATGATTGACGAGTCTGGTCGTGATATCCGCTTAGAAATCGATGGCGGTGTGAAGGTTGACAACATTCGTGAAATTGCAGAAGCGGGCGCAGACATGTTTGTCGCAGGCTCGGCGATTTTCGGTGAGCCAGATTACAAACAAGTGATCGATCAAATGCGCGCTGAACTGGCTGAAGTTAAATAA
- a CDS encoding Dam family site-specific DNA-(adenine-N6)-methyltransferase — protein sequence MKKQRAFLKWAGGKYGLVEDIQRHLPPARKLVEPFVGAGSVFLNTDYDHYLLADINPDLINLYNLLKERPEEYISEAKRWFVAENNRKEAYLHIRAEFNKTDDVMYRSLAFLYMNRFGFNGLCRYNKKGGFNVPFGSYKKPYFPEAELEFFAEKAKKATFVCEGYPETFRRARKGSVVYCDPPYAPLSNTANFTSYAGNGFTLDDQAALADIAERTATERGIPVLISNHDTTLTRRLYHGADLNVVKVKRTISRNGNGRNKVDELLALFHAPDMDKSNS from the coding sequence ATGAAAAAGCAACGAGCCTTTCTTAAATGGGCAGGAGGAAAATACGGACTGGTTGAAGACATCCAACGTCATTTGCCGCCGGCTCGAAAGCTAGTTGAACCTTTTGTTGGTGCGGGCTCAGTGTTTCTGAATACCGATTATGACCATTATCTACTTGCAGATATCAATCCAGATTTGATCAATCTGTACAACCTGCTGAAAGAACGCCCTGAAGAGTATATCTCTGAAGCGAAGCGTTGGTTTGTCGCTGAGAACAACCGCAAAGAAGCCTACCTACACATTCGCGCTGAATTTAATAAAACCGATGACGTGATGTACCGCTCTTTAGCGTTTTTGTATATGAACCGCTTTGGTTTTAATGGCCTATGCCGTTACAACAAAAAAGGTGGCTTCAATGTACCGTTTGGCTCTTACAAAAAGCCGTATTTCCCTGAGGCGGAACTGGAGTTTTTTGCAGAAAAAGCCAAAAAAGCTACGTTCGTTTGTGAAGGTTATCCTGAAACATTTCGTCGTGCGCGCAAAGGGAGCGTCGTGTATTGCGATCCACCTTATGCACCGCTTTCAAATACGGCAAATTTCACCTCATACGCAGGTAATGGTTTCACGTTGGACGACCAAGCTGCATTAGCCGACATTGCTGAAAGAACAGCGACTGAACGTGGCATTCCTGTGTTGATTTCTAACCACGACACTACCTTGACACGTCGGTTGTATCACGGTGCGGATCTTAATGTGGTAAAAGTAAAGCGTACCATTAGCCGTAATGGTAACGGTCGTAATAAAGTTGATGAGCTACTTGCGCTTTTTCATGCCCCAGACATGGATAAATCAAACTCTTAA
- a CDS encoding SPOR domain-containing protein gives MSVAHVLELDSQIELLDRLGLLTNFGSNLIAINGHDGYGKSWLAQRYLEVGASNKNQCLLLCHSNQDDVQHRVLILSQLVSDALFNQQEPLLDSLERLLGDEPCDIAIVVDDAHLLSETLISELWMLVLEAHHKPNWTINVLLFTQSGRLEGLLARLSYGQEIKPVELDIDMLSEVEARRFFESLVARYVDDESEKRVRDAFKKVDPVPGDIMALGEMKVEKRIIIRSIVGSPLNIALVVLVLLLLAAGGYWWMLSQPSPDDKAQQIAGSLEQTVIPTFEESGVSAAQSSLQPVTDGSSSLDKSGAVDDSDSLPPAVTEEVASVGSDDNQQRVVIESNVVDALLEGKADSADTKAIDDVVGTEKTETADETSSPLIKVVKPNQDITQAPAQSEEGDANQPVVKFSFAREELKALSPRAYTLQLAAMTSMEDVQSFLNEHQLNNQVRIYPTVRNDTEWYIITYQDYPTIQMARDAVASLPDSVKSVSPWAKSLRQVHREIERVK, from the coding sequence ATGAGTGTTGCTCACGTACTGGAATTAGATTCTCAAATCGAGTTGCTTGATAGATTAGGTCTACTGACTAACTTTGGTTCCAATCTCATTGCGATTAATGGTCATGATGGGTACGGGAAATCTTGGTTAGCGCAGCGATACCTTGAAGTGGGTGCCAGTAACAAGAATCAATGTTTGTTACTTTGTCATTCTAATCAAGACGATGTGCAGCATCGCGTCCTTATTTTGAGTCAACTGGTTTCAGACGCATTGTTTAATCAGCAAGAGCCTTTACTTGATAGCCTTGAAAGGCTTTTAGGTGATGAGCCGTGTGACATTGCAATTGTTGTCGATGATGCGCATTTATTGAGTGAGACACTTATCTCTGAGCTTTGGATGCTGGTCTTAGAGGCGCACCATAAGCCAAATTGGACCATCAATGTCTTACTGTTTACACAGTCTGGACGTTTAGAAGGTTTGCTAGCACGTCTCAGTTATGGACAAGAGATAAAGCCTGTTGAGCTTGATATTGATATGTTGTCCGAAGTGGAAGCTCGTCGTTTCTTTGAGTCACTTGTTGCGCGCTACGTCGATGATGAGTCTGAGAAACGGGTTCGAGATGCATTTAAAAAAGTCGACCCAGTACCGGGTGACATCATGGCGTTAGGAGAGATGAAAGTGGAAAAAAGGATCATTATCCGCTCGATTGTCGGTTCACCCCTGAATATTGCGTTGGTGGTATTAGTCTTACTGTTGCTTGCTGCTGGTGGCTATTGGTGGATGCTTAGTCAACCAAGTCCTGATGATAAAGCGCAGCAAATTGCTGGCAGTTTAGAGCAAACGGTTATTCCAACTTTTGAAGAGTCAGGAGTCAGTGCAGCGCAGTCTTCACTGCAACCTGTAACCGATGGCTCTAGCAGTCTTGATAAGTCTGGTGCGGTTGATGATTCTGATTCATTACCGCCAGCAGTGACAGAAGAAGTAGCGAGCGTAGGCAGTGATGACAATCAACAAAGAGTGGTGATTGAGTCGAATGTGGTCGATGCATTGCTTGAAGGTAAAGCTGATTCAGCAGACACAAAAGCGATTGATGATGTCGTCGGTACTGAGAAGACAGAAACCGCCGATGAAACTAGCTCCCCTTTGATTAAAGTCGTAAAACCGAATCAAGATATCACGCAAGCACCTGCTCAGTCAGAAGAGGGTGACGCAAACCAACCTGTTGTGAAGTTTTCATTTGCTCGTGAAGAACTAAAAGCGCTATCGCCAAGAGCTTACACTTTACAACTCGCAGCTATGACCTCAATGGAAGATGTACAATCCTTTCTCAATGAGCATCAACTGAATAATCAAGTGCGAATTTATCCTACCGTTCGTAATGACACCGAGTGGTATATCATCACATATCAAGATTATCCTACAATTCAAATGGCTCGTGATGCCGTCGCAAGCTTGCCAGATTCGGTTAAGTCGGTGAGTCCTTGGGCAAAATCACTCCGTCAGGTTCACCGTGAAATTGAACGAGTGAAATAA
- the aroB gene encoding 3-dehydroquinate synthase, with the protein MERITVNLAERSYPISIGAGLFEDPAYLSQVLSNKNAKQKVVVISNVTVAPLYADKILKQLEQLGCSASLLELPDGEQYKNLDVFNQVMNFLLEGSYARDVVIIALGGGVIGDLVGFASACYQRGVDFIQIPTTLLSQVDSSVGGKTAVNHPLGKNMIGAFYQPKAVIIDTNCLSTLPEREFAAGIAEVIKYGIIYDADFFVWLEDNLERLYALDEEALTYAIARCCEIKAEVVAQDEKESGIRALLNLGHTFGHAIEAELGYGNWLHGEAVSSGTVMAAKTSHLRGLISEEQFERIVAILRRAKLPVHTPDSMNFDDFIKHMMRDKKVLSGQLRLVLPTGIGTAEVIADTTQDVLKQAIDFGRDI; encoded by the coding sequence ATGGAACGGATTACGGTCAACCTAGCTGAGCGTAGCTACCCAATCTCTATTGGCGCCGGGTTATTTGAGGACCCGGCGTACCTCTCTCAAGTTCTCTCAAACAAAAATGCAAAACAAAAAGTTGTTGTGATCAGTAATGTCACAGTGGCGCCTTTGTATGCAGACAAAATTTTAAAGCAACTCGAGCAGCTCGGTTGTAGTGCATCCTTGTTAGAATTGCCTGATGGTGAACAGTACAAAAACTTGGATGTATTTAATCAAGTAATGAACTTCTTACTGGAAGGGAGTTATGCTCGTGATGTTGTGATCATCGCGTTAGGTGGTGGTGTTATTGGCGACCTTGTGGGTTTTGCGTCTGCCTGTTACCAGCGTGGGGTCGACTTTATTCAAATACCGACCACATTACTATCCCAAGTGGACTCTTCGGTTGGTGGAAAAACCGCGGTTAACCATCCGTTGGGTAAGAACATGATAGGTGCGTTTTACCAACCTAAAGCCGTGATCATTGATACCAACTGCCTGTCGACGTTGCCTGAACGTGAGTTCGCTGCGGGTATCGCCGAAGTCATTAAGTACGGCATTATTTACGATGCAGATTTTTTTGTATGGTTAGAAGACAATCTTGAGCGCTTGTATGCGTTGGATGAAGAAGCACTAACTTATGCGATCGCACGTTGCTGTGAAATAAAAGCGGAAGTGGTGGCTCAGGATGAGAAAGAGTCGGGCATCCGTGCTTTGCTTAACTTAGGTCACACCTTTGGTCATGCGATTGAAGCGGAACTTGGCTATGGCAATTGGCTGCATGGTGAAGCGGTATCTTCCGGCACTGTTATGGCGGCCAAAACGTCGCATCTACGTGGTCTGATCTCGGAAGAGCAATTTGAGCGTATTGTTGCGATTTTGCGTCGTGCAAAACTGCCTGTGCATACTCCAGACAGTATGAATTTCGATGACTTCATCAAGCACATGATGCGAGATAAGAAAGTCCTCTCTGGTCAATTACGATTGGTTTTGCCTACAGGCATTGGCACTGCCGAGGTAATTGCTGATACGACACAAGACGTACTCAAACAGGCAATAGACTTCGGTCGCGATATTTAA
- the aroK gene encoding shikimate kinase AroK, which yields MAEKRNIFLVGPMGAGKSTIGRHLAQQLHMEFVDSDTVIEERTGADISWVFDVEGEEGFRKREEAVLEDLTQEQGIVLATGGGSVKSKENRNRLSARGVVVYLETTIEKQLARTNRDKKRPLLQTDNPREVLEQLAEERNPLYEEVADYTVRTDDQSAKVVANQIVKMLEER from the coding sequence ATGGCTGAGAAACGTAATATTTTCCTTGTTGGCCCAATGGGCGCCGGCAAAAGTACAATTGGTAGACATCTAGCACAGCAACTGCATATGGAGTTTGTTGACTCCGATACAGTGATCGAAGAACGCACTGGTGCAGACATCTCTTGGGTTTTTGATGTAGAAGGTGAAGAAGGCTTCCGCAAGCGTGAAGAAGCGGTACTTGAAGACCTAACACAAGAGCAAGGCATCGTGCTTGCGACTGGCGGTGGCTCTGTTAAGAGCAAAGAAAACCGCAATCGTCTTTCGGCACGTGGTGTTGTTGTTTACTTAGAAACGACGATTGAAAAGCAACTTGCGCGTACAAACCGCGACAAGAAGCGTCCTTTACTTCAAACGGATAACCCTCGCGAAGTACTGGAGCAATTAGCTGAAGAACGTAATCCTTTATATGAAGAAGTAGCGGATTACACTGTTCGCACTGACGATCAAAGTGCAAAAGTGGTAGCCAACCAGATCGTAAAAATGCTAGAAGAGAGATAA
- a CDS encoding type IV pilus secretin PilQ, whose amino-acid sequence MKMRQGLTRTPRILTGLFSLWLFVFLAPLAAAEEVSSNALKSIDFRTNKDKDAVIVVELASPAAIVDIKRVQEGLSIDLLNTSVKDEQLYLLDVKDFSTVVESVEVFRDTSTTRLVAHINEEYMHDYRLTGRFLEIKVAKIKPNEKAPDKSILEREGKLISINFQDIPVRNVLQLIADYNQFNLVVSDSVEGNLTLRLDGVPWQQVLDIILQVKGLDKRVDGNVILVAPTDELDLREKQQLEKQKLTEEMGELSSEIIKVNFAKASDIAEMINGEGNISMLSERGSMTIDERTNSLLIRELPENIEVIREIIESLDIPVKQVQIEARIVTINEGNMDELGIRWGFTSINGSNTVGGSIENNLATIGLYNGEGGDDGGDGDGVGIDDFLNVNLAATSPNATSIAFQVAKLGSDTLLDLELSALQQESKAEIISSPRLITTNKKPAYIEQGTEIPYLESSSSGATTVTFKKAVLSLKVTPQITPDNRLVLDLSVTQDRPGQVVKTGTGEAVAIDTQRIGTQVLVNNGETVVLGGIFQHSITNSVDKVPLLGDLPLLGALFRRSYENVGKSELLIFVTPKVVIQ is encoded by the coding sequence ATGAAAATGAGACAAGGATTAACACGTACACCAAGGATACTTACTGGGCTCTTCTCCTTATGGTTGTTTGTATTTTTAGCCCCTTTAGCGGCAGCTGAAGAAGTTTCGTCCAATGCCCTAAAAAGTATCGACTTTCGAACTAATAAAGATAAAGACGCCGTGATTGTCGTCGAATTGGCGTCACCGGCCGCGATTGTAGATATCAAGCGTGTACAGGAAGGGTTAAGTATCGATTTGCTTAACACTTCAGTAAAAGACGAGCAATTGTATCTCCTAGACGTGAAAGACTTTTCGACTGTGGTTGAGAGCGTAGAAGTGTTTCGCGACACCTCGACGACGCGCTTGGTTGCGCACATCAATGAAGAATACATGCATGATTACCGTTTAACGGGGCGTTTTTTGGAAATCAAAGTAGCGAAGATCAAACCCAATGAGAAAGCCCCAGATAAAAGCATTTTAGAAAGAGAAGGTAAGCTTATTTCGATTAACTTCCAAGATATTCCTGTGCGAAACGTCTTGCAGCTTATTGCTGATTACAACCAATTCAATTTGGTTGTCTCCGACTCTGTAGAAGGCAACCTCACGCTTCGTCTTGATGGTGTCCCTTGGCAGCAAGTGCTGGATATTATTTTGCAAGTTAAGGGGTTAGATAAGCGTGTTGATGGCAACGTGATTTTAGTTGCTCCGACTGATGAGCTGGACTTGCGTGAGAAGCAGCAGTTAGAAAAACAAAAATTGACGGAAGAAATGGGAGAGCTTTCATCTGAAATCATCAAAGTTAATTTTGCTAAAGCATCAGACATTGCGGAGATGATCAATGGTGAAGGAAATATCAGCATGCTGTCAGAGCGCGGCAGTATGACCATTGATGAGCGAACTAACTCGTTATTGATTAGAGAGTTACCTGAAAACATCGAGGTGATTCGAGAAATTATTGAGTCTTTGGATATTCCAGTTAAACAGGTTCAAATTGAGGCGCGTATTGTGACCATCAATGAAGGTAACATGGACGAGTTAGGGATTCGTTGGGGTTTTACGTCTATTAATGGCAGTAATACAGTGGGTGGTTCTATTGAGAACAACCTCGCCACGATCGGTCTCTATAATGGAGAAGGGGGTGATGACGGTGGTGACGGTGATGGAGTAGGGATCGATGACTTCCTAAATGTAAACTTAGCTGCAACCAGCCCGAATGCGACCAGCATTGCTTTTCAGGTCGCAAAGTTAGGTTCAGACACCTTGTTGGATCTTGAGCTTTCTGCGCTGCAACAAGAGTCTAAAGCTGAGATTATCTCGAGCCCACGTTTGATCACTACCAATAAGAAACCTGCCTATATCGAACAAGGTACAGAGATTCCTTACCTAGAGTCATCATCAAGTGGTGCAACGACGGTGACGTTCAAAAAGGCGGTATTAAGTTTGAAGGTAACCCCGCAAATCACACCGGATAACCGCTTAGTATTGGATTTAAGTGTCACGCAAGATAGACCAGGACAAGTCGTGAAGACAGGCACTGGTGAAGCTGTTGCGATTGATACTCAACGTATCGGGACGCAAGTGTTAGTGAATAACGGTGAAACGGTCGTTCTTGGTGGTATTTTTCAGCACAGCATTACTAACTCGGTGGACAAAGTGCCTTTGTTGGGCGACCTGCCGCTATTAGGTGCTCTTTTTCGTCGAAGTTATGAGAATGTTGGCAAAAGTGAGCTGTTAATTTTCGTCACGCCTAAGGTGGTGATTCAGTAG
- a CDS encoding pilus assembly protein PilP → MTSKSLLLVLMGSLLMGCQANDESLTDFIRGVETQARREVEKLKPADKYVAVTYAPEVQRAPFELPKEATIATQPVARKDCWQPPSRRRTGKLEKFPLSQLRLKGVMGMDNTVSGLVQAPNGTVYKVKPGQYLGRNNGKVTHVSHSYLLINETLPDGLGCWQKRKVKLALR, encoded by the coding sequence ATGACAAGTAAGTCTTTGTTGCTGGTACTGATGGGTTCTCTATTGATGGGCTGCCAGGCGAATGATGAATCATTGACGGATTTTATTCGAGGAGTGGAAACACAGGCGCGTCGAGAGGTCGAGAAGCTTAAGCCCGCAGACAAGTATGTTGCAGTCACGTACGCACCGGAAGTACAGCGTGCACCCTTTGAATTACCCAAAGAAGCCACCATCGCGACTCAGCCAGTTGCAAGAAAAGATTGTTGGCAACCGCCCTCAAGAAGGCGAACTGGCAAATTAGAAAAATTCCCATTAAGCCAATTACGTTTGAAAGGTGTCATGGGCATGGATAACACGGTTTCTGGCCTCGTTCAGGCTCCCAATGGCACCGTCTATAAAGTTAAGCCGGGTCAATACCTCGGACGCAATAATGGCAAAGTGACCCATGTCAGCCACTCCTATTTGTTGATTAATGAAACGTTGCCCGACGGCTTAGGATGTTGGCAAAAACGTAAAGTTAAGTTGGCTTTGAGATAG